A genomic region of Sideroxydans sp. CL21 contains the following coding sequences:
- a CDS encoding filamentous haemagglutinin family protein → MKNDKQKVGTKQTRVPQIGRLTLLVGALIATGVLSPLSLPEAVAAPLPVPMGLPCGGCTLAANAPTNVYSNFAGAGTSVTMSNIDPKTGLPNANNLTINQQSQVAILNWQQFNIAQGNTVTFVQPSSTSSALNRIWDANPTTIAGSLTANGQLYLINQNGIVFANGAQVNTNALIASSLNITDSVYQNGYLANNNTPGTGVITPTFSGNSGFVRVDTGAVLNGSRIMLFAPVVENNGSIVTADGQAVLAAGYKVYLEASQDPNLRGVLVEVDFNNPGSRAGGVAAPNVGVADPNLAGKGLQHTEVGTVTNTADIVAQRGNITLIGYAVNQQGRVSATTSVTENGSIKLLARYNLATSIPYNQSQTTDVKDPIYDIRANQTGVVTLAKGSLTQITPETTDTSTTTDGQGFNPSIVEVMGKNVNVEGSIFAPGGKVNLVAAGYIDPTVGSLGYSGNGIYQEIDPKLAYSSFLNPNYKPVATADGARVFLDNGSLIDVSGSTASVSVARDIIAVQLRGTELANAPLQKNGMLYGQTVYVDIRKGTTLANYSGEEAQIGRTVAERTSAGGNVVIASTGDAVMNPGAVINISGGQVNHTGANINTTSLISNGKVYDIATASPNMIYAGISGTYSVTHSKWGITETFSTMAGGDLRGRWDPGYVEGKAAGSVTLLVPNAAVEGEIIANTVSGIYQRQPYVDMTASGTLTPLYMNTWQMLPKGGTLTIGYNGSGALNATTGQYNFLTNHDVAVQANSQQTTNYAPLDALSPTSPIVLDTSLFSSNLNNLNVYTNGIARIDAGTPLVLASGGSVTLQGGQADMLGSINVSGGSVSLGTVSTVNPKYNLAGAVTVGGNISTRGTWVNDSKFFGPFDPSKAIVTNGGNISINSGNDLIVASGLTLDASAGGWVDQSGTVHGGNGGNISLSGNSVKATDGTALSGLDSIALKSYGLDSGTGGSFKLALIDDIQIGGVAANGAFLLPAEFFQSGGFSAYTINSGGIYGLNVDGFIQPKAQSLILNRDAAFKATGTDVYALSNPGFQPDWQRKPVNITLGQTSSAGFSALTIGDKAEILVDPTASITLNSVNQLNVLGTLDAPAGSINLNLNLPANLYIPTQSIWLGSGSQLLARGYFLQAQPTKKNLTQGQMLAGGKINISGANNGYVVAQKGSLMDVSGASANIDLPQLQSGNLVYRTSHVAGDAGSISVQSSEGALFDGSMNAAVEAGSQAAAGSFSLTLKNNPGIAQLDPLISPLYPTNPAQIQVMSGGNGSFATQVFGSNTKLVAGGIATSTILDPLAGRVLLDANALQKAGFDQVTLKSDNAIMLADQVNLQTRRSITLDAPQLVSNGNSTVSSAQVTLGNLNLNPQLQSLLDPILATSISPAKGSGTLNVSGQMVDLTGNFVVSGISQLNVVSSGGASSDDIRLNGVINSTNTALQGSLHTLGNVTLTADQVYPTTMSQFTLSVDPGNQNGTITIQPGQHGASPVMSAGGQLTLSAADIVQNGVLKAPLGTLNLNGGNTVTLGGGSQTSVSADGLIIPFGLIQGGNSWMYDLTGNGNLVPISALQLNQQKIVTLNGPKVTVAPGATVNLSGGGDLYANEFFAGTGGTVNVLDPAKAPANTFAIIPGISGFAPYDPQSVGQYLQGGSNTTLKAGASVYLAGGNGLAAGYYTLLPASYALLPGAYRVTAVSGYSDMQPGLGATTLLDGSQIMAGKFAVVGTNIQDARYSGFEVSPGAVVRTQSEYHDSYANAFFAAQAATSGSLAPRSPVDAGQLIVDATGALVLDGTFNSQPAAGGKGAWVDLNGPQFDIVNTAGTGIAGYVELTTSMLNNLGAESLLIGGVRTQTLTGTSIAVGADTVRVDNAGSVLAGPEIILAANNAVTVKAGSDIEGKGTFSGQASNITIANVNANGTSAYGDGALLRVSSAAQVTVARTNTAPVPLTATLSIEDGATVGAQNAVLLDSSNATTIGNKAVLKGQALSVAAQGIDVGTNPNPAATSLALTPTLLAQMQNFQDIALHSYTDINFYGAAALGGSVQGKYSISNLVLNAGNLNSIGNAGNTTIDASTVTLINNNGSSTASTPGGSGTLNINANQIILADGSKGIQGFDTVNLNAAQQITGQGTGSLTVSSGNAQKLALTGEITGTAKSNLSITASDYDVTIAAGTVSAPTTADVGAAFSLNGKSIADNGNIVMPSGAVTLHATNGVTLGAASQIVASGATKVIAGQTAYSPAGSVTLTSDNSNVDIASGAVVDVSGARNSNAKDGGDAGTFNVNATQGIVSIAGKLKGSAVPGHAQGSFVLDAKSLGTTLTTLDNQLMSGGFNQLIDIRVRSGDLALDAGSTVTAHSFHLAADNGKIDVSGKVDASGITGGDILLAALNNVTLKSGALLDAHASGTGQAGGKVTLETTAGVIDLNNQSIDVHGDGNTGGSVLLRAPQIAVGGSTTNNDVAINNNDLATAKPAASLNVSAGANVNVEAFKTYTATTIGAADVVAATSSVYYNDATNFANNNAAAIKTRLGMTASQHLTPGIEIDSTTNLALTADWDLSQWRFNNGNGTGAAFNTESGILTLKAAGDLIFGSAPTSALNATTNLVDITYHTASLSDGFAITPATATAPANYFTLLPVGSSSWSYRLVAGADATGANVLSVKNDKKGNVTLAEGGFVAGTQELKNKRGQVVVPYKPSTTYFEMIRTGTGSIDIAAGGDLYLGNSNSMIYTAGQQTILPASRAVTATQGPVFTTGGGDINIAVKGNISAVGAPDPITGLPSGSAVSQLITDWLWRQGSPNGTVAVQPAWWVDFGSFAQNIGALGGGNLNISAGGNITSLSAVVPSTGYVDTATGATKLVSGGNLSVKAGGNIDSGIFYVGNGQGTISAGGALDSSRKDANTTLYTILALGQGNIDVRTGGDLNLQTAFNPTMNGVGTMFFTYGDNSGISLESLNGNILLSNATTFYQGNVGTNLATTPYINPINIGTTAYPKYANPGALTVYPGTLNVTALNGSISTSSSPMRLFPSSTGNLQLIAGADINFNGLLTMSDVSPITLQPNTPVSNYIDTGSSDPMAGHGFVIDPVLGQVPVHNGDTTPIIIAAGGSIIGNNTVSPITPLLTLPKAANIQAGVDIVNLSMSVQNVQSTDTTGMTAGRDILFTPNPNSTSTSPINTMGITVTGPGQLVLQAGRNVDLGVSPGIVSNGNLANPYLPAQGAGITVLAGVGQGATDTQAFIDKYINPASAGTTYGADLIAYVDSYGMPQNQTAAQAFAYFDTLSQPLQDAFVRQVFFSELRSTGRSAVNTGNYHSGYAAIATLFPSGGYQGDINLYYSQIKTLRGGDINLLTPGGGVNAGLANPSSNGLAKTAAELGIVTVDGGNVNAFVNNDFTVNQSRVFTLQGGNILMWSSYGNIDAGKGSKSVSSTPPPLLVVDPKTGTFNVDVTQSVVGSGIRVLLANKNVVPGSVDLYAPAGVINAGDAGIGSAGNIYLGALQVLGANNINFGGVAAGVPIAAPAPVSVGLGNLQDASKAADQATQSLASVNSMNTNDFRPTFLSVEVIGLGDDANPRDQNSTQ, encoded by the coding sequence ATGAAAAATGACAAGCAAAAAGTCGGCACGAAGCAAACGCGTGTACCCCAAATCGGCAGACTGACTTTGCTGGTTGGCGCGCTGATCGCCACGGGCGTGCTGTCGCCATTGTCGCTGCCGGAAGCAGTAGCTGCGCCGTTGCCGGTGCCGATGGGTTTGCCTTGCGGTGGGTGTACCCTTGCTGCCAATGCTCCAACTAACGTGTATAGCAATTTTGCCGGAGCGGGTACATCGGTCACGATGTCGAACATCGATCCGAAAACCGGTCTCCCGAACGCCAACAACCTGACTATCAATCAGCAAAGTCAAGTCGCCATCCTCAACTGGCAACAATTCAACATCGCCCAAGGCAATACTGTAACTTTTGTGCAGCCGAGCAGCACGTCGAGTGCGCTCAACCGCATCTGGGATGCGAACCCAACCACCATCGCCGGTTCTCTCACCGCCAACGGCCAACTCTATCTGATCAACCAGAACGGTATCGTTTTCGCGAATGGCGCGCAGGTGAACACGAATGCGCTGATCGCCTCGTCACTCAACATTACGGATAGCGTGTATCAGAACGGCTATCTGGCGAACAACAATACACCCGGTACCGGTGTGATCACGCCGACATTCTCTGGTAATAGCGGCTTTGTCAGGGTCGATACCGGTGCGGTGCTGAATGGTTCGCGCATCATGCTGTTTGCGCCGGTGGTGGAGAACAACGGCAGCATCGTTACGGCTGATGGTCAGGCAGTGCTGGCGGCGGGTTACAAGGTCTATCTGGAAGCCAGTCAGGATCCGAATTTGCGCGGAGTATTAGTTGAAGTAGATTTCAATAATCCGGGGTCTAGGGCAGGGGGTGTTGCGGCTCCAAACGTAGGTGTGGCCGATCCAAATCTGGCGGGGAAGGGGCTTCAACATACTGAAGTCGGTACTGTTACCAACACTGCCGACATTGTCGCCCAGCGCGGCAACATCACCCTGATTGGCTATGCCGTAAACCAGCAGGGGCGGGTTTCGGCCACGACTTCGGTCACCGAGAACGGCTCGATCAAGCTACTTGCCCGTTACAATTTAGCGACGTCTATACCGTACAATCAATCCCAAACCACCGATGTTAAAGATCCCATTTACGATATCAGGGCGAACCAGACTGGAGTCGTGACACTGGCCAAAGGCAGCCTCACCCAGATAACCCCTGAAACGACCGACACTTCGACCACGACAGACGGACAGGGATTCAACCCCTCCATCGTGGAAGTCATGGGCAAGAACGTGAACGTGGAAGGCAGCATCTTCGCACCCGGCGGCAAGGTGAACCTGGTGGCTGCGGGCTACATCGATCCTACGGTGGGGTCTCTCGGTTACAGCGGAAACGGAATCTACCAGGAAATCGATCCGAAGCTTGCCTACAGCAGTTTCCTCAATCCCAATTACAAGCCGGTCGCAACGGCGGATGGTGCCAGGGTATTCCTCGACAATGGCAGCCTGATCGACGTTTCGGGCAGCACGGCTTCGGTTTCCGTTGCGCGAGACATTATTGCCGTGCAATTGCGCGGAACTGAACTGGCGAATGCTCCGTTGCAGAAGAACGGTATGCTGTACGGCCAGACTGTATATGTGGATATCCGCAAGGGAACAACTCTTGCCAACTATTCCGGAGAAGAGGCCCAGATCGGGCGCACGGTTGCCGAGCGCACGTCGGCGGGCGGGAATGTGGTCATCGCATCCACCGGGGACGCAGTGATGAACCCGGGAGCAGTAATCAATATTTCCGGAGGCCAGGTCAATCACACCGGCGCGAATATCAATACGACATCGCTTATATCCAACGGCAAAGTCTACGATATCGCCACCGCCTCTCCTAACATGATCTATGCCGGCATCTCCGGCACCTATAGCGTGACACACAGCAAATGGGGTATCACCGAGACCTTCAGCACGATGGCCGGCGGCGACCTGCGTGGTAGATGGGATCCGGGATATGTCGAAGGCAAGGCGGCCGGGTCGGTGACATTGCTGGTGCCAAATGCGGCTGTCGAAGGCGAAATCATCGCGAATACGGTTTCCGGTATCTACCAGCGGCAGCCCTATGTGGATATGACTGCCTCGGGCACGTTGACCCCTCTATACATGAATACTTGGCAGATGCTGCCCAAGGGCGGAACTCTGACCATAGGCTACAACGGATCGGGAGCATTGAATGCGACTACCGGTCAATACAATTTCCTCACGAACCACGATGTGGCAGTACAGGCGAATTCGCAGCAGACGACGAACTATGCACCTCTTGATGCGTTGTCACCGACCTCGCCTATTGTTCTGGATACCAGCCTTTTCTCCTCCAACCTGAACAATCTGAACGTTTATACAAACGGCATCGCCAGAATCGATGCCGGCACGCCACTCGTACTTGCTTCGGGCGGCTCGGTCACGCTGCAGGGAGGGCAGGCTGATATGCTGGGTTCGATCAATGTCTCCGGTGGGTCGGTCAGCTTGGGAACGGTGTCAACCGTAAATCCGAAATACAACCTTGCTGGTGCAGTCACGGTCGGCGGCAATATTTCAACGCGCGGTACGTGGGTGAACGATTCAAAATTTTTCGGGCCGTTTGATCCTTCCAAAGCGATCGTGACGAATGGCGGGAATATTTCCATCAATTCAGGCAATGACCTGATCGTCGCTTCCGGTCTGACATTGGATGCATCGGCAGGCGGCTGGGTCGATCAATCCGGCACGGTTCACGGCGGCAACGGCGGGAATATCAGCCTTTCCGGGAATTCGGTTAAGGCAACAGATGGTACCGCGTTGAGCGGGTTGGACAGTATCGCTTTGAAAAGTTACGGCTTGGATAGCGGCACCGGCGGGAGCTTCAAACTGGCCTTAATTGACGATATTCAGATCGGAGGTGTTGCAGCTAATGGAGCATTCTTGTTGCCTGCTGAATTTTTCCAGAGCGGCGGATTTTCTGCTTACACGATCAATAGCGGAGGTATCTATGGACTCAACGTGGACGGCTTTATCCAGCCCAAAGCGCAGTCGCTGATACTCAACCGTGATGCGGCATTCAAGGCTACGGGCACGGATGTCTATGCCTTGTCAAATCCCGGATTCCAGCCTGACTGGCAGCGTAAACCGGTCAACATTACTCTTGGGCAAACAAGTTCTGCGGGTTTCAGCGCTTTGACCATAGGCGACAAGGCTGAAATCCTGGTCGACCCCACGGCAAGCATCACCCTGAATTCAGTGAACCAGTTGAACGTGCTGGGCACGCTGGACGCGCCCGCCGGGTCGATCAATCTGAATCTGAACTTGCCAGCCAATTTATATATCCCGACGCAGTCGATCTGGCTGGGTTCGGGTAGCCAACTTTTGGCAAGAGGTTATTTTCTGCAGGCTCAACCCACCAAGAAGAATCTGACCCAAGGGCAAATGCTTGCCGGCGGCAAGATCAACATCAGCGGCGCAAACAATGGCTATGTGGTCGCGCAAAAAGGTTCCCTGATGGATGTATCGGGAGCATCAGCCAATATCGATCTGCCGCAACTGCAATCGGGTAATTTGGTTTACCGCACAAGTCATGTGGCTGGGGATGCGGGTTCGATCTCTGTCCAGTCAAGTGAAGGCGCACTTTTCGATGGCAGCATGAACGCAGCCGTCGAGGCGGGAAGCCAGGCGGCTGCAGGATCGTTCTCATTGACCTTGAAAAATAATCCGGGAATCGCCCAACTCGATCCGCTCATCAGCCCGCTCTATCCGACAAATCCTGCGCAGATTCAAGTCATGTCAGGGGGTAATGGTAGCTTTGCCACCCAAGTTTTTGGATCTAATACCAAACTGGTAGCTGGTGGTATAGCTACTTCTACTATTCTTGATCCACTTGCGGGCCGGGTACTATTGGATGCAAATGCCCTGCAAAAGGCGGGTTTTGATCAAGTGACGTTGAAGAGCGACAACGCCATTATGCTTGCCGACCAGGTTAATCTGCAAACCCGGCGCAGCATCACGCTGGATGCACCACAGCTTGTTTCCAATGGCAACAGTACGGTGTCATCGGCGCAAGTCACGCTCGGCAATCTCAATCTGAATCCTCAACTCCAGTCATTGCTTGATCCGATTCTTGCCACAAGCATTAGTCCGGCAAAAGGCAGCGGAACGCTGAATGTTTCGGGCCAGATGGTCGATCTGACGGGTAACTTCGTGGTCTCCGGCATCAGCCAATTAAATGTCGTCAGTAGCGGCGGCGCCAGCAGCGACGACATCCGTCTGAACGGTGTAATCAACTCTACCAATACTGCCCTGCAAGGCAGCTTGCATACACTAGGGAATGTGACCCTGACAGCCGATCAGGTCTATCCCACCACCATGTCGCAATTCACGCTTTCGGTGGACCCGGGTAATCAGAATGGGACGATCACGATTCAGCCCGGTCAACATGGTGCGAGTCCGGTGATGTCTGCCGGAGGTCAACTGACTTTGAGTGCAGCTGACATCGTGCAAAACGGTGTGCTTAAAGCACCCTTGGGCACGCTTAATCTGAATGGCGGCAATACTGTGACTTTGGGTGGCGGAAGCCAGACTTCAGTGTCGGCAGACGGTCTCATCATTCCTTTCGGGCTGATCCAGGGTGGCAATTCCTGGATGTATGACCTGACCGGAAACGGCAATCTTGTTCCAATCTCTGCTCTCCAGCTAAACCAGCAAAAGATAGTGACTTTGAATGGACCAAAAGTCACGGTTGCGCCAGGCGCGACAGTCAATCTTTCGGGTGGCGGCGATCTTTATGCCAACGAATTCTTTGCCGGGACGGGCGGTACGGTGAATGTGCTCGATCCGGCCAAAGCGCCAGCCAACACGTTTGCCATCATTCCTGGCATATCCGGCTTCGCACCTTATGATCCGCAATCGGTCGGGCAATACCTGCAGGGGGGTTCCAATACCACACTGAAAGCGGGCGCCAGCGTTTATCTTGCAGGTGGCAATGGCCTTGCGGCGGGTTATTACACGCTGCTGCCGGCAAGTTATGCGTTGCTGCCCGGCGCTTACCGGGTGACGGCGGTTTCCGGTTACTCCGACATGCAGCCGGGTCTGGGAGCTACAACCCTGCTGGATGGGTCGCAGATCATGGCGGGTAAATTTGCCGTCGTCGGCACCAACATCCAGGATGCGCGCTATTCCGGTTTTGAAGTGTCGCCGGGTGCCGTGGTGCGTACACAGTCTGAATATCACGACAGCTATGCCAATGCATTCTTTGCAGCTCAGGCTGCAACCAGCGGGAGCCTTGCGCCCAGATCACCCGTGGACGCAGGCCAGCTCATCGTCGATGCAACGGGTGCGCTCGTATTGGATGGCACTTTCAATTCCCAGCCTGCTGCCGGAGGCAAGGGGGCATGGGTTGATCTTAACGGGCCGCAATTCGATATTGTGAATACCGCAGGCACAGGGATCGCAGGCTACGTTGAATTGACGACGAGCATGCTGAACAACCTCGGGGCGGAAAGCCTGCTGATCGGCGGGGTGAGGACACAGACCTTGACCGGAACTTCAATTGCTGTAGGCGCAGATACTGTTCGCGTCGACAACGCCGGTAGTGTGCTGGCCGGACCCGAAATCATCCTGGCCGCGAACAACGCAGTGACCGTCAAGGCAGGAAGCGACATTGAAGGCAAGGGAACGTTCTCCGGTCAAGCGAGCAACATTACCATTGCAAATGTGAACGCCAACGGTACTTCAGCGTATGGCGACGGTGCCTTGTTGCGCGTTTCTTCCGCAGCACAGGTGACGGTTGCACGAACCAATACGGCCCCGGTTCCGCTCACTGCAACGCTTTCCATCGAAGACGGTGCGACAGTCGGTGCCCAGAATGCAGTGTTGCTGGATTCTTCCAATGCAACCACCATTGGCAACAAAGCCGTTCTCAAAGGACAAGCGCTGAGCGTTGCGGCGCAGGGCATCGATGTCGGAACGAATCCGAATCCCGCCGCGACTTCGCTCGCGCTGACGCCGACACTGCTGGCCCAGATGCAGAATTTCCAGGACATCGCCCTGCATAGTTATACCGACATCAATTTCTATGGTGCGGCTGCGTTGGGCGGATCGGTGCAGGGCAAGTACTCGATATCGAACCTGGTGTTGAATGCCGGAAATCTCAATAGCATCGGCAATGCAGGCAATACCACCATCGACGCATCGACCGTGACCCTCATTAACAACAACGGGAGTTCGACTGCGTCAACACCGGGCGGCTCGGGAACACTGAACATCAATGCGAACCAGATTATCCTGGCGGACGGGAGCAAAGGCATTCAGGGTTTCGACACTGTCAACCTCAATGCGGCACAGCAGATCACCGGGCAGGGCACCGGCAGCCTGACAGTCAGTTCCGGCAACGCCCAAAAATTGGCGCTAACCGGAGAGATCACAGGAACAGCGAAATCGAACCTGTCCATTACCGCATCGGATTACGACGTAACCATCGCGGCGGGCACCGTTTCTGCGCCAACGACGGCCGATGTCGGAGCGGCGTTCTCCCTCAACGGCAAGAGCATTGCTGACAATGGAAACATTGTCATGCCTTCGGGCGCGGTGACGCTGCATGCAACAAATGGTGTGACGCTCGGTGCCGCTTCGCAAATTGTCGCATCTGGCGCAACCAAGGTTATTGCCGGACAAACAGCTTATTCGCCGGCGGGATCCGTTACCCTGACTTCCGACAACAGCAACGTCGATATCGCGAGCGGGGCGGTTGTGGATGTATCTGGCGCGAGGAATTCGAATGCAAAAGATGGCGGCGATGCAGGAACCTTTAACGTCAATGCAACGCAAGGGATAGTATCCATTGCGGGCAAACTCAAGGGTTCTGCGGTGCCTGGGCACGCACAAGGCTCTTTTGTGCTGGACGCGAAATCTCTTGGTACTACTCTCACGACGCTGGACAACCAGTTGATGTCCGGAGGCTTCAACCAGTTGATCGACATACGCGTCCGTTCCGGCGATCTCGCCCTGGATGCCGGCAGCACGGTAACGGCACATTCCTTCCACCTCGCGGCCGACAACGGAAAAATCGACGTGTCAGGCAAGGTAGATGCATCCGGCATAACGGGAGGAGACATCCTGTTGGCAGCGCTGAACAATGTGACGCTAAAAAGCGGCGCGCTGCTGGATGCTCATGCAAGCGGCACCGGACAGGCGGGTGGAAAGGTGACGCTTGAAACCACGGCGGGGGTGATCGATCTCAATAATCAAAGCATCGATGTGCATGGCGATGGCAATACAGGTGGCAGCGTGCTATTGCGCGCACCGCAGATTGCAGTCGGAGGTAGTACAACAAATAACGATGTTGCGATCAACAATAATGATTTGGCTACTGCCAAGCCAGCTGCGAGTCTTAATGTGAGCGCTGGTGCAAACGTCAACGTCGAGGCTTTCAAAACCTATACCGCGACTACGATTGGGGCGGCAGATGTAGTGGCGGCAACAAGCTCGGTTTACTATAACGATGCAACAAACTTTGCCAATAACAACGCCGCCGCAATCAAGACTCGGCTTGGCATGACCGCCAGCCAGCATCTGACTCCGGGCATAGAGATCGACAGCACCACAAACCTCGCACTTACGGCTGACTGGGATTTGTCACAATGGCGCTTCAATAATGGCAATGGCACTGGCGCGGCCTTCAACACGGAATCTGGCATCCTGACTCTGAAAGCGGCCGGCGATCTCATTTTCGGTTCTGCACCTACATCTGCGTTGAACGCCACAACCAATCTTGTTGACATAACTTATCACACAGCGTCGTTATCCGACGGATTTGCCATTACCCCTGCAACTGCCACTGCTCCCGCTAATTACTTCACGCTATTACCCGTTGGCTCATCCTCCTGGTCGTACCGGCTGGTTGCAGGCGCGGATGCGACGGGAGCTAACGTGCTTTCTGTGAAAAATGACAAGAAGGGAAATGTGACGCTTGCAGAAGGAGGCTTTGTAGCCGGTACTCAGGAACTAAAAAATAAAAGAGGTCAGGTGGTTGTTCCTTATAAACCCTCAACAACGTATTTCGAAATGATCCGCACTGGCACCGGCAGCATAGATATTGCGGCTGGAGGCGACCTGTATTTGGGTAACAGTAATTCGATGATTTACACTGCGGGACAGCAGACGATTTTGCCTGCAAGCCGCGCGGTCACCGCGACACAAGGGCCTGTATTTACGACTGGCGGAGGCGATATCAACATCGCCGTCAAGGGCAACATCAGTGCGGTCGGGGCGCCAGATCCGATAACTGGATTGCCATCTGGTTCTGCTGTCAGTCAGCTCATCACAGATTGGCTATGGCGTCAGGGTTCGCCTAACGGCACAGTGGCCGTGCAGCCCGCATGGTGGGTTGATTTCGGTTCCTTTGCGCAGAACATCGGCGCATTGGGCGGTGGCAATCTCAACATCAGTGCGGGAGGCAACATCACCAGCCTCTCTGCCGTGGTGCCGAGCACGGGTTATGTGGATACGGCCACCGGTGCAACGAAGCTGGTTTCAGGCGGCAACCTCAGCGTGAAAGCCGGGGGCAACATTGACAGCGGTATTTTCTACGTGGGCAACGGGCAGGGAACCATCAGTGCGGGGGGGGCTTTGGACTCGTCGCGCAAAGATGCGAATACCACGCTCTATACCATTCTGGCATTGGGGCAGGGCAATATCGATGTACGAACAGGCGGAGATTTGAATCTGCAGACTGCGTTCAACCCGACCATGAATGGTGTAGGAACCATGTTTTTCACGTATGGCGATAACAGCGGCATTTCGCTCGAGAGCCTGAATGGCAACATTTTGCTCAGCAACGCTACAACTTTCTATCAAGGTAACGTAGGTACCAACCTTGCCACTACTCCTTACATCAATCCTATCAATATCGGCACCACAGCCTATCCCAAATACGCAAATCCAGGTGCGTTGACGGTTTATCCCGGCACGCTGAACGTTACGGCCTTGAACGGCAGCATCAGCACCAGCAGTTCACCCATGAGGCTTTTCCCCTCGTCTACAGGCAATCTGCAACTCATTGCGGGTGCCGACATTAATTTCAACGGTCTACTGACCATGTCGGATGTCAGCCCGATTACGCTACAGCCGAATACGCCAGTTTCCAACTACATCGACACAGGTAGTAGCGACCCCATGGCAGGCCATGGTTTTGTGATCGATCCTGTTCTTGGTCAGGTGCCAGTGCACAACGGGGATACAACTCCGATCATCATCGCGGCGGGTGGCAGCATCATAGGAAACAATACCGTTTCACCGATCACGCCGCTGTTAACCCTGCCCAAAGCAGCCAATATCCAGGCTGGGGTCGACATCGTGAATCTCTCGATGTCCGTGCAGAATGTTCAGAGTACCGATACCACCGGCATGACGGCAGGGCGCGACATCTTGTTCACCCCGAACCCAAACTCTACCAGCACAAGTCCGATCAATACGATGGGCATAACCGTTACAGGGCCGGGGCAACTTGTTTTGCAGGCCGGACGTAACGTAGATCTGGGGGTTTCGCCCGGTATTGTGTCGAACGGCAATCTCGCCAATCCTTACCTGCCTGCTCAGGGTGCCGGCATCACCGTGCTGGCCGGAGTCGGACAAGGCGCAACCGATACGCAGGCGTTCATCGATAAATATATCAACCCTGCCAGCGCAGGAACGACATACGGTGCCGACCTGATCGCGTACGTGGACAGCTACGGAATGCCGCAGAATCAGACTGCAGCGCAAGCGTTTGCCTACTTTGACACGTTGTCGCAGCCGCTTCAGGACGCTTTCGTCAGGCAGGTTTTCTTCAGCGAACTGAGGAGTACGGGACGCAGCGCGGTGAATACGGGCAACTACCACTCTGGATATGCCGCCATCGCCACGCTGTTCCCTTCCGGCGGGTATCAGGGCGATATCAATCTTTACTACAGCCAGATCAAGACGCTGCGCGGCGGAGATATCAATCTGCTGACTCCAGGTGGCGGTGTCAACGCGGGACTGGCTAATCCGTCCTCGAACGGCCTTGCAAAAACGGCGGCTGAATTGGGTATCGTCACTGTTGATGGCGGCAATGTGAATGCTTTCGTCAACAATGATTTCACGGTCAACCAGTCGCGCGTGTTTACGCTGCAGGGCGGCAATATTCTGATGTGGTCTTCTTACGGCAATATCGACGCAGGCAAGGGATCGAAGAGCGTATCGTCCACGCCGCCGCCGCTGCTGGTGGTCGATCCGAAGACGGGTACTTTCAATGTGGACGTAACGCAGTCCGTGGTCGGCAGCGGCATCCGCGTGTTGCTGGCGAACAAGAACGTCGTGCCGGGCTCAGTCGATCTTTACGCACCTGCCGGCGTGATCAATGCGGGAGATGCAGGCATCGGATCGGCAGGCAATATTTATCTCGGTGCGTTGCAAGTGCTGGGTGCCAACAACATCAACTTCGGCGGCGTTGCGGCAGGTGTACCGATTGCCGCGCCGGCGCCGGTCAGTGTGGGTCTGGGCAATCTGCAGGACGCGAGCAAGGCCGCTGATCAGGCGACCCAGAGCCTGGCGAGCGTCAACAGCATGAATACGAATGACTTCAGACCTACTTTCCTCTCCGTCGAGGTGATCGGATTGGGAGATGACGCAAATCCGAGAGATCAAAACTCGACCCAGTAA